From the Sphingomonas suaedae genome, one window contains:
- the rseP gene encoding RIP metalloprotease RseP — MTDNPGFLLYLLAFALVIGPLVFVHELGHYAAGRWFGIKAEAFSIGFGREVAGFTDRRGTRWKFGWLPLGGYVKFAGDMNPAGQPSPEWLALPAAQRAQTFQAKPLWQRAIVVAAGPVTNFVVAILILAAFAMAYGRPSTPPVVGAVEPATAAASAGIRPGDRIVAVGGRAVTSFNELAQYVTMRPGEAMQVAVERDGGRVDLQLTSGVREERDRFGNVYRLGVLGVRSGPVEMEPVGLLEAPGEGLRQTANIVRMTVDGLGQIITGRRSLDELGGPLRIAQVSGERFAMGVAEFVFLIALISINLGFINLLPVPVLDGGHLLFYAVEALRRKPVEPEVMEWAFRGGMVAILALMLLVTFNDLGAFGVWRNLAGLIG; from the coding sequence TTGACCGATAATCCCGGTTTCCTCCTCTATCTTCTCGCCTTTGCGCTGGTCATCGGGCCGCTCGTTTTCGTCCATGAACTGGGGCATTATGCTGCGGGCCGCTGGTTCGGGATCAAGGCGGAGGCCTTTTCGATCGGCTTCGGGCGCGAGGTTGCGGGCTTTACCGACCGGCGCGGGACGCGGTGGAAGTTCGGCTGGTTGCCGCTGGGTGGCTATGTCAAATTCGCGGGCGACATGAACCCGGCGGGGCAACCCAGCCCCGAATGGCTCGCACTGCCCGCCGCGCAGCGCGCGCAGACGTTTCAGGCCAAGCCGCTCTGGCAGCGCGCGATCGTGGTCGCGGCGGGGCCGGTGACGAATTTCGTGGTAGCGATCCTGATCCTGGCGGCGTTCGCCATGGCCTATGGGCGGCCGAGCACGCCCCCGGTGGTCGGCGCGGTCGAGCCTGCCACTGCGGCTGCCTCTGCGGGGATCCGGCCCGGCGACCGCATCGTTGCGGTGGGCGGGCGCGCGGTCACGAGTTTCAACGAACTGGCCCAATATGTGACGATGCGGCCCGGAGAAGCGATGCAAGTCGCGGTCGAGCGCGATGGTGGCCGCGTCGATCTTCAATTGACCTCGGGGGTGCGCGAAGAGCGCGACCGGTTCGGCAATGTCTATCGGCTCGGCGTGCTGGGCGTGCGCTCCGGCCCGGTCGAGATGGAGCCGGTTGGGCTGTTGGAGGCGCCAGGCGAAGGCCTGCGCCAGACCGCCAACATCGTTCGCATGACCGTGGACGGGCTTGGCCAGATCATCACCGGGCGCCGATCGCTCGACGAACTGGGCGGACCGCTGCGAATCGCACAGGTTTCGGGAGAGCGGTTCGCGATGGGAGTGGCGGAATTCGTGTTCCTGATCGCGCTCATCTCGATTAATCTCGGATTCATCAACCTGTTGCCAGTCCCGGTGCTGGATGGCGGCCATCTTCTGTTCTATGCGGTCGAGGCGCTCCGCCGGAAACCCGTCGAGCCTGAGGTGATGGAATGGGCATTTCGTGGCGGGATGGTGGCGATCCTTGCGCTGATGCTGCTGGTGACGTTCAACGATCTGGGCGCCTTTGGCGTGTGGAGAAATCTGGCCGGGTTGATCGGCTGA
- a CDS encoding 1-deoxy-D-xylulose-5-phosphate reductoisomerase, producing MKTVTILGATGSVGTSTLDLIERDPQGVEVVALTANCDVERLAAAARRVKAQLAVVADESCHAALRDALAGTGIETAAGDGAVCDAARRGADWTMAAIVGTAGLKPVLAALDGGKAVALANKESLVSAGDVVMEAARRHGATLLPVDSEHNAIFQCLEQANADKIARIILTASGGPFRTRTLEQMRGITREQAVAHPNWSMGAKISVDSATMMNKGLELIEAYHLFPVTPEQLDVIVHRQSVIHSMVEYVDGSVLAQLGAPDMRVPIAHALAWPQRMETPCQRLDLATIGRLDFEAPDYVRFPCLRLAREALAAGGARPAILNAANEVAVAAFLAGRVGFLEIAAIVADTLDRYDPAAPDTLDQVLAIDAEARHLAGERVKDCVA from the coding sequence GTGAAGACCGTTACCATTCTGGGGGCCACCGGCTCGGTCGGCACCTCGACGCTCGACCTGATCGAGCGCGATCCGCAGGGGGTCGAGGTGGTCGCGCTGACCGCCAATTGCGATGTCGAGCGGCTGGCCGCGGCGGCCAGGCGGGTGAAGGCGCAACTGGCGGTGGTGGCCGATGAGAGCTGCCACGCTGCGTTGCGCGATGCGCTGGCGGGGACGGGGATCGAGACCGCGGCGGGCGATGGCGCCGTATGTGACGCCGCACGGCGCGGTGCGGACTGGACGATGGCGGCAATTGTCGGGACTGCGGGGCTGAAGCCGGTCCTGGCTGCGCTCGACGGCGGCAAGGCTGTGGCGCTGGCGAACAAGGAATCGCTGGTGTCGGCGGGCGATGTCGTGATGGAGGCCGCCAGGCGCCACGGCGCGACGCTGCTGCCGGTCGATTCAGAGCATAATGCAATCTTCCAGTGCCTGGAGCAGGCCAATGCGGACAAGATCGCCCGGATCATCCTGACCGCCAGCGGCGGGCCCTTCCGGACGCGCACGTTGGAGCAGATGCGCGGTATCACCCGCGAACAGGCGGTAGCGCATCCCAACTGGTCGATGGGCGCCAAGATCAGCGTCGATTCGGCGACGATGATGAACAAGGGGCTCGAGCTGATCGAGGCCTATCACCTGTTCCCGGTGACGCCCGAGCAGCTCGACGTGATCGTCCACCGTCAATCGGTGATCCATTCGATGGTCGAATATGTCGACGGGTCGGTGCTGGCGCAGCTGGGGGCGCCGGACATGCGGGTCCCGATCGCGCACGCCCTCGCCTGGCCGCAGCGGATGGAAACACCGTGCCAGCGCCTCGATCTCGCCACGATCGGGCGGTTGGATTTCGAAGCGCCGGATTATGTCCGCTTCCCCTGTCTGAGGCTGGCGCGGGAGGCGCTGGCAGCGGGCGGAGCGCGTCCGGCGATCCTGAATGCGGCGAACGAGGTGGCGGTCGCCGCCTTCCTGGCGGGACGGGTCGGCTTTCTTGAAATTGCCGCAATCGTCGCGGATACACTCGATCGCTATGACCCGGCCGCTCCGGACACGCTCGATCAGGTATTGGCGATCGACGCAGAGGCGCGGCATTTGGCGGGCGAGCGTGTGAAGGACTGCGTCGCTTGA
- a CDS encoding phosphatidate cytidylyltransferase, whose product MNVVPPRPNADLPVRAAVGLALIVIAAAALWLGGFAFWLLVTVAAIVMIHEWGGLHGATPGQRKLAQYALMVPLAIMAPVAAGASFLALGLVFAAFFFLAIVTRNGALGAGAVYVGLPVLALILLRAHETGLLLAFWAMALVWACDIGAYFAGRTFGGPKLMPRVSPNKTWAGLVGGVTGAGLFAMILTYWGLPPMLALATPLLAILAQAGDLYESHLKRQAGVKDSGTILPGHGGVLDRLDGLVPVAPVAALLVLILGAQ is encoded by the coding sequence ATGAACGTCGTTCCGCCGCGACCCAATGCCGATCTGCCGGTGCGCGCGGCGGTGGGGCTGGCGCTGATCGTCATCGCGGCGGCTGCGTTGTGGTTGGGCGGTTTTGCCTTCTGGCTGCTCGTTACCGTCGCCGCGATCGTGATGATTCACGAATGGGGCGGGCTGCATGGCGCGACGCCGGGTCAGCGCAAGCTGGCGCAATATGCGCTGATGGTGCCCCTGGCGATCATGGCGCCGGTCGCAGCGGGGGCGAGCTTCCTCGCGCTCGGCCTTGTGTTCGCCGCGTTTTTCTTTCTCGCCATCGTCACGCGCAACGGCGCGCTGGGGGCGGGGGCGGTCTACGTCGGGCTGCCGGTGCTGGCGCTGATCTTACTGCGCGCGCACGAGACGGGACTGTTGCTTGCTTTCTGGGCGATGGCGCTGGTCTGGGCGTGCGATATCGGCGCCTATTTCGCCGGGCGTACCTTTGGCGGGCCAAAGCTGATGCCGAGGGTAAGTCCGAACAAGACCTGGGCCGGGCTGGTCGGCGGCGTAACCGGCGCTGGGCTGTTCGCAATGATCCTGACCTATTGGGGACTGCCGCCGATGCTGGCGCTTGCGACACCTCTGCTCGCCATACTCGCACAGGCCGGCGACCTGTATGAAAGTCATTTGAAGCGTCAGGCCGGGGTCAAGGATTCGGGGACGATCCTGCCGGGTCATGGCGGGGTGCTCGATCGGCTGGACGGGCTGGTCCCGGTTGCGCCGGTCGCGGCACTGCTCGTGCTGATTCTGGGGGCGCAGTGA
- a CDS encoding isoprenyl transferase encodes MDVIESLHSRSDDTTPVPRHVAIIMDGNGRWAKARRLPRIAGHKQGVEAVRRVSKAAREQGVEVLTLYAFSSENWRRPEEEVRDLMGLLRHFLKNELKDLVAENVRLRVIGDYRALSGDLVAMIDDAIAKTSVNTGATLVIALNYGAQAEIVAAARRLASAAQAGEITADAIDEAMFSDALTTHGLPPLDLLIRTSGEQRLSNFLLWQAAYAELLFVDTLWPDFDAAALADALAQFGRRQRRFGGL; translated from the coding sequence ATGGACGTGATCGAATCCCTCCATTCGCGATCGGACGATACCACACCCGTCCCGCGCCATGTTGCGATCATCATGGACGGCAATGGCCGCTGGGCGAAGGCCCGGCGGCTGCCGCGCATTGCCGGGCACAAACAGGGCGTCGAAGCCGTGCGCCGCGTGTCCAAGGCTGCGCGCGAGCAGGGCGTCGAGGTGCTGACGCTTTACGCCTTCTCGTCGGAGAACTGGCGACGGCCAGAGGAGGAGGTGCGCGACCTGATGGGTCTGCTGCGCCATTTCCTCAAGAACGAGCTCAAGGATCTGGTCGCCGAGAATGTCCGGTTGCGGGTGATCGGCGATTATCGGGCGCTGTCGGGTGATCTGGTCGCGATGATCGACGATGCGATCGCAAAAACCTCGGTCAATACCGGCGCGACGCTGGTGATCGCGCTCAACTATGGCGCACAGGCGGAGATCGTCGCGGCGGCGCGGCGGCTCGCGAGCGCGGCGCAGGCCGGTGAGATCACGGCCGACGCGATCGACGAGGCGATGTTCAGCGACGCGCTGACCACCCATGGCCTGCCCCCTCTCGACCTGTTGATCCGAACCTCTGGCGAACAGCGGCTGTCCAACTTTCTGCTGTGGCAGGCGGCCTATGCCGAATTGCTGTTCGTCGACACGTTGTGGCCCGATTTCGACGCCGCCGCGCTGGCCGATGCGCTGGCGCAGTTCGGACGGCGCCAGCGGAGGTTCGGCGGGTTATGA
- the frr gene encoding ribosome recycling factor, with amino-acid sequence MAAYDKADLERRMAGAVESLKHDLGGLRTGRASTTLLEPVTVEVYGAHMPLNQVATVSAPEPRMLSVQVWDKSNVGPVEKAIRSAGLGLNPINDGQTLRLPIPDLTEERRKELAKLASKYAENARIAARNVRRDGMDSLKTDEKKGIYSEDERKRLEGEVQKLTDATIAEIDAAATAKEKEILGK; translated from the coding sequence ATGGCCGCATATGACAAGGCCGATCTGGAGCGCCGCATGGCCGGCGCCGTCGAATCGCTGAAGCATGACCTGGGCGGACTGCGCACCGGGCGGGCGAGCACTACGTTGCTCGAACCGGTGACGGTCGAGGTCTATGGCGCGCATATGCCGCTCAACCAGGTGGCGACCGTTTCTGCGCCCGAGCCGCGGATGCTGTCGGTGCAGGTGTGGGACAAGTCGAATGTCGGGCCGGTCGAAAAGGCGATCCGCTCGGCCGGGCTTGGTCTCAACCCGATCAACGATGGCCAGACGCTTCGGCTGCCGATCCCCGACCTGACCGAAGAGCGCCGCAAGGAACTGGCAAAGCTCGCGAGCAAATATGCCGAGAATGCCCGCATTGCCGCGCGCAACGTGCGCCGCGACGGGATGGACAGCCTGAAGACCGACGAGAAGAAGGGCATTTATTCGGAGGACGAGCGCAAGCGGCTGGAAGGCGAGGTCCAGAAGCTGACCGACGCGACGATTGCGGAGATCGATGCGGCGGCGACGGCGAAGGAAAAGGAAATCCTGGGTAAGTGA
- the pyrH gene encoding UMP kinase, with translation MTAPRFKRILLKLSGEVLMGQGQFGIDPATCERVAREVKAATEAGFEICMVVGGGNIFRGLAGAAQGFERASADYMGMLATVMNALAMQNTLERLGVDTRVQSAIPMASVSEPYIRRKAMRHMEKGRVVIFAAGTGLPFFTTDTTAALRAAEMNCDALFKGTSVDGVYNADPKKVASATRYDELSFDRVLVDNLKVMDATAVALCRDNDIPIVVFNIRDEGNLEAVLRGEGTSTIVRNPPPAA, from the coding sequence ATGACCGCGCCACGCTTCAAACGCATCCTCCTCAAACTCTCCGGCGAAGTGCTGATGGGGCAGGGGCAGTTCGGGATCGATCCCGCCACCTGCGAGCGCGTCGCGCGCGAGGTGAAGGCGGCGACCGAGGCGGGGTTCGAGATCTGCATGGTTGTCGGTGGCGGCAACATCTTCCGCGGCCTCGCCGGTGCGGCACAGGGATTTGAGCGGGCGAGCGCGGATTATATGGGAATGCTCGCGACCGTGATGAACGCGCTGGCGATGCAGAACACGCTCGAGCGGCTCGGCGTCGATACCCGCGTCCAGTCGGCGATCCCGATGGCGAGCGTTTCCGAACCCTATATCCGGCGCAAGGCAATGCGGCATATGGAGAAGGGCCGCGTGGTGATCTTTGCCGCCGGCACGGGCCTGCCCTTCTTCACCACCGACACCACCGCCGCATTGCGCGCCGCCGAGATGAACTGCGACGCGCTGTTCAAGGGCACCAGCGTCGATGGCGTGTACAATGCCGATCCCAAGAAGGTGGCGAGCGCGACCCGCTATGACGAACTGAGCTTCGACCGGGTGCTGGTCGACAATCTTAAAGTGATGGACGCGACGGCGGTGGCGCTGTGCCGCGACAATGATATTCCGATCGTGGTGTTCAACATTCGTGACGAAGGCAATCTGGAGGCGGTCTTGCGTGGCGAAGGCACCTCGACCATCGTCCGCAACCCGCCCCCGGCCGCGTGA
- the tsf gene encoding translation elongation factor Ts — MAEITAAAVKELREKSGAGMMDCKKALAENNGDIEAAADWLRAKGLAAAAKKSSRTAAEGLVGVAVAGTKGVAVEVNSQTDFVAKNEIFQGFVRDVTAVALEQGIDDVDALKAAKIDGGSVEDVLTANISTIGENQVLRRAKKVEVTNGAVIPYVHNAAAPGLGKIGVLVGLESDAGVGVLEPLGKQIAMHIAAAFPLALDESGLDQDVLERERAIGREKAAESGKPADIIEKMVEGAVKKFAKENALLSQLFVMDGKTPVAEVIAKAAKDAGTTIVLKDYVRFQLGEGIEKEESDFAAEVAATAGLNR, encoded by the coding sequence ATGGCCGAGATCACTGCAGCAGCCGTCAAGGAACTGCGCGAGAAGAGCGGCGCCGGCATGATGGACTGCAAGAAGGCGCTTGCGGAAAACAATGGCGACATCGAAGCGGCGGCCGACTGGCTGCGCGCCAAGGGCCTGGCTGCCGCCGCCAAGAAGTCGAGCCGCACTGCGGCCGAGGGCCTGGTCGGCGTCGCCGTCGCGGGCACCAAGGGCGTCGCCGTCGAGGTCAATTCGCAGACCGACTTCGTCGCGAAGAACGAGATCTTCCAGGGCTTCGTCCGTGACGTGACTGCGGTCGCGCTCGAGCAGGGCATCGACGATGTCGACGCGCTGAAGGCCGCGAAGATCGACGGTGGCTCGGTCGAGGACGTGCTGACCGCCAACATCTCGACGATCGGCGAGAACCAGGTGCTGCGCCGCGCGAAGAAGGTCGAAGTGACCAACGGCGCGGTGATCCCCTATGTCCACAACGCCGCAGCCCCGGGGCTGGGCAAGATCGGCGTGCTGGTCGGGCTGGAAAGCGATGCCGGCGTCGGTGTGCTCGAGCCGCTGGGCAAGCAGATCGCGATGCACATCGCCGCTGCCTTCCCGCTGGCGCTGGACGAAAGCGGACTCGACCAGGACGTGCTGGAGCGCGAGCGCGCCATTGGCCGCGAAAAGGCTGCCGAGAGCGGCAAGCCCGCCGACATCATCGAGAAGATGGTCGAGGGCGCGGTGAAGAAGTTCGCCAAGGAGAACGCGCTGCTCAGCCAGCTGTTCGTAATGGACGGCAAGACCCCGGTCGCCGAAGTCATCGCCAAGGCTGCCAAGGACGCGGGCACGACCATCGTGCTGAAGGACTATGTCCGCTTTCAGCTCGGCGAGGGCATCGAGAAGGAAGAGAGCGACTTCGCAGCCGAAGTCGCGGCGACGGCGGGCCTGAACCGCTAA
- the rpsB gene encoding 30S ribosomal protein S2, with amino-acid sequence MAAPVVSMQQLLESGAHFGHQTHRWNPKMKPYIFGDRNGVHIIDLSQTVPLFARALDFISSTVASGGKVLFVGTKRQAQEAIAEAARKSGQHFVNHRWLGGMLTNWKTISNSIKRLKTLEEQLAGDTHGLTKKEVLNLTREKDKLELSLGGIRDLGGIPDIMFVIDANKEELAIKEANTLGIPVVAILDSNVSPDGIAFPVPANDDASRAIRLYCEAVAIAATRGNQHAQVVSGADFGAAEEPPVEEAVAEPAPAAEAEPEAPAASTEPETAAEGERQIDA; translated from the coding sequence ATGGCGGCACCAGTCGTCTCCATGCAGCAGCTGCTCGAATCGGGCGCGCATTTCGGCCACCAGACGCACCGGTGGAACCCCAAGATGAAGCCGTATATCTTCGGCGATCGCAACGGCGTCCACATCATCGACCTGTCGCAGACCGTGCCGCTGTTCGCGCGCGCGCTCGACTTCATCAGCTCGACCGTCGCCTCGGGCGGCAAGGTCCTGTTCGTCGGTACCAAGCGCCAGGCGCAGGAAGCGATCGCGGAAGCGGCGCGCAAGTCGGGCCAGCATTTCGTCAACCATCGCTGGCTGGGCGGGATGCTCACCAACTGGAAGACGATCAGCAATTCGATCAAGCGCCTCAAGACGCTTGAGGAGCAGCTGGCGGGTGACACGCACGGCCTGACCAAGAAGGAAGTGCTGAACCTGACGCGCGAGAAGGACAAGCTCGAGCTGTCGCTGGGCGGTATCCGCGATCTGGGCGGCATTCCGGACATCATGTTCGTGATCGACGCCAACAAGGAAGAGCTGGCGATCAAGGAAGCCAACACGCTCGGCATCCCGGTCGTCGCGATCCTCGATTCGAACGTTTCGCCCGACGGCATCGCGTTCCCGGTTCCGGCGAATGACGACGCCAGCCGCGCGATTCGCCTGTACTGCGAAGCCGTCGCCATTGCGGCGACCCGCGGCAACCAGCACGCACAGGTCGTGAGCGGCGCGGACTTCGGCGCCGCCGAAGAACCGCCGGTCGAGGAAGCCGTTGCCGAGCCGGCGCCCGCCGCCGAAGCCGAGCCGGAAGCCCCGGCCGCATCGACCGAGCCGGAAACGGCTGCCGAGGGCGAGCGCCAGATCGACGCGTAA
- the pssA gene encoding CDP-diacylglycerol--serine O-phosphatidyltransferase, giving the protein MSLRPRPQRRGIPLRTIAPNAITALALCSGLTGVRYAISENWERAVLMILIAALLDGIDGQVARMVRGESKFGAELDSLSDAISFGVAPALILYLWALMYAPKVGWIVALLYAVFCALRLARFNAQIDSDAQPRKLAGFFTGIPAPAGAGLAMLPLYIWLWSEEPLARSPWIVTPWVACVGLLMVSSLATYSWKSLRLRRNVRFEALVVVAIMLAALVSAPWQTLTVICIAYLATLPFSIRAYQRSRVTPPREVPARRGAGPDAA; this is encoded by the coding sequence ATGAGCTTGCGGCCGCGACCCCAGCGCCGCGGCATCCCGCTCCGCACGATCGCTCCCAATGCGATCACCGCGCTGGCGCTCTGTTCGGGGCTTACCGGCGTACGCTACGCGATCAGTGAGAATTGGGAGCGCGCGGTTCTGATGATCCTGATCGCGGCGTTGCTCGACGGGATCGACGGGCAGGTCGCGCGCATGGTGCGCGGCGAGAGCAAGTTCGGCGCAGAGCTGGACAGCCTGTCGGACGCGATTTCCTTTGGCGTCGCGCCCGCGCTGATCCTGTATCTCTGGGCGCTGATGTACGCGCCCAAGGTGGGGTGGATCGTCGCTCTGCTCTATGCGGTGTTCTGTGCATTGCGGCTCGCACGGTTCAATGCCCAGATCGACAGCGATGCCCAGCCGCGAAAGCTGGCCGGATTCTTCACCGGCATTCCGGCGCCTGCGGGCGCGGGCCTCGCGATGCTGCCGCTCTATATCTGGCTGTGGAGCGAGGAGCCGCTGGCGCGCTCGCCCTGGATCGTGACCCCTTGGGTCGCTTGTGTCGGGCTGCTGATGGTGTCGAGCCTGGCCACCTATTCGTGGAAGTCGCTGCGGCTACGGCGTAATGTGCGGTTCGAGGCGCTGGTCGTTGTCGCGATCATGCTGGCAGCGCTGGTTAGCGCGCCCTGGCAGACGCTGACCGTGATCTGCATCGCCTATCTCGCGACGCTTCCGTTCAGCATTCGCGCCTATCAGCGCTCGCGTGTCACGCCGCCGCGCGAAGTGCCTGCGCGGCGCGGCGCGGGGCCGGACGCGGCATAA
- a CDS encoding phosphatidylserine decarboxylase: MPSLETPPAVTNTVKWRFPAVHPEGRKYVLISAAITTLFLFAIWDELGFALIGVTIWVAAFFRDPIRVTPQGEGMIISPADGLVTMIERVPVPREIAGPDGLNEATRIRVSIFMSVFDVHINRTPMAGTIRQVVYIAGKFLNADLDKASDENERQHFVMETRDGTRVGFTQIAGLVARRIVTFVKPGDIVAAGQRFGLIRFGSRVDVFLPDDYAPQVALGQRCLAGETVVGIKGGVAAMGVAQ; the protein is encoded by the coding sequence ATGCCATCGCTCGAAACCCCGCCCGCCGTGACCAATACCGTCAAATGGCGTTTTCCCGCCGTCCATCCCGAGGGGCGCAAATATGTGCTGATCTCGGCTGCGATCACGACCTTGTTTCTGTTCGCGATTTGGGATGAGCTCGGCTTCGCACTGATCGGCGTCACGATCTGGGTCGCGGCGTTCTTCCGCGATCCGATCCGCGTGACGCCGCAGGGTGAGGGGATGATCATCTCCCCCGCCGACGGGCTGGTGACGATGATCGAACGGGTTCCGGTGCCGCGCGAGATTGCTGGACCGGACGGATTGAACGAAGCGACGCGGATACGCGTTTCGATCTTCATGAGCGTGTTCGATGTCCATATCAATCGCACCCCGATGGCCGGTACGATCCGGCAGGTCGTCTATATTGCTGGCAAGTTCCTCAACGCAGACCTCGACAAGGCGAGCGACGAGAATGAGCGTCAGCATTTCGTGATGGAAACGCGCGACGGGACGCGGGTGGGCTTCACGCAGATCGCGGGGCTGGTCGCGCGCCGCATCGTGACCTTCGTCAAGCCGGGCGACATCGTCGCTGCTGGCCAGCGCTTTGGCCTGATCCGCTTCGGGAGCCGGGTCGATGTGTTCCTGCCCGACGATTATGCGCCCCAGGTCGCGCTGGGTCAGCGCTGCCTGGCGGGGGAGACCGTGGTCGGAATCAAGGGCGGCGTCGCCGCGATGGGCGTGGCGCAATGA
- a CDS encoding NADP-dependent isocitrate dehydrogenase: MAKIKVKNPVVEIDGDEMTRIIWEWIRERLILPYLDIDLKYYDLSVQKRDETNDQITIDSANAIKQYGVGVKCATITPDEQRVEDFGLKEMWKSPNGTIRNILGGVVFREPIVISNVPRLIPGWTKPIVVGRHAFGDQYRATDFRVPGPGKLRLVFEGENGETIDREVFNFPGGGVAMAMYNLDDSIRDFARASFNYGLNLGWPVYLSTKNTILKAYDGRFKDLFQEVFETEGFDAKFKDAGIVYEHRLIDDMVASALKWSGEFVWACKNYDGDVQSDQVAQGFGSLGLMTSVLLSPDGKTVEAEAAHGTVTRHYRQHQQGKATSTNPIASIFAWTGGLKFRGKFDETPDVVKFAETLERVCIETVESGKMTKDLALLIGPDQPWMTTEQFFEAIRANLETEMGSWA; this comes from the coding sequence ATGGCGAAGATCAAGGTGAAGAACCCGGTCGTCGAGATCGACGGCGATGAAATGACCCGGATCATCTGGGAATGGATTCGCGAGCGCCTGATCCTCCCCTATCTCGACATCGACCTCAAATATTACGATCTCTCCGTCCAGAAGCGCGACGAGACCAACGATCAGATCACGATCGATTCCGCCAATGCGATCAAGCAATATGGCGTTGGCGTGAAGTGCGCGACGATCACCCCGGACGAGCAGCGCGTCGAGGATTTCGGCCTGAAGGAAATGTGGAAGTCACCCAACGGCACGATCCGCAACATCCTGGGCGGCGTCGTCTTCCGCGAGCCGATCGTCATCTCGAACGTGCCGCGCCTGATCCCCGGCTGGACCAAGCCGATCGTCGTCGGTCGCCACGCATTCGGCGACCAGTATCGCGCGACCGATTTCCGCGTCCCCGGCCCGGGCAAGCTGCGCCTGGTGTTCGAGGGCGAGAATGGCGAGACGATCGACCGCGAGGTATTCAACTTCCCGGGCGGCGGCGTCGCGATGGCGATGTACAATCTGGACGATTCGATCCGCGATTTCGCGCGCGCATCATTCAACTACGGCCTCAACCTCGGCTGGCCGGTCTATCTGTCGACCAAGAACACCATCCTCAAGGCCTATGACGGCCGCTTCAAGGACCTGTTCCAGGAAGTGTTCGAGACCGAGGGCTTTGATGCCAAGTTCAAGGACGCGGGCATCGTCTATGAGCATCGCCTGATCGACGACATGGTCGCTTCAGCGCTCAAGTGGAGCGGCGAGTTCGTCTGGGCGTGCAAGAATTATGACGGCGACGTCCAGTCGGACCAGGTCGCACAGGGCTTCGGCTCGCTCGGCCTGATGACCTCGGTGCTGCTCTCGCCCGACGGCAAGACGGTGGAAGCCGAAGCCGCGCACGGCACCGTAACGCGCCACTATCGCCAGCACCAGCAGGGCAAGGCGACGTCGACCAACCCGATCGCCTCGATCTTCGCCTGGACCGGCGGGCTCAAGTTCCGCGGCAAGTTCGACGAGACGCCCGATGTGGTGAAGTTCGCCGAAACGCTCGAGCGCGTCTGCATCGAGACCGTCGAGAGCGGCAAGATGACCAAGGATCTGGCGCTGCTGATCGGTCCCGACCAGCCCTGGATGACCACCGAACAGTTCTTCGAGGCGATCCGAGCGAACCTCGAAACCGAAATGGGCAGCTGGGCGTAA